The Cupriavidus nantongensis genome has a segment encoding these proteins:
- a CDS encoding glycogen/starch/alpha-glucan phosphorylase encodes MNEAIRPEHADDTRTALSGASLRQAFLDHLFHTQGKLPGHASQNDLYQAAAHTVRDRLVQRWISTAEAYLGQPSRTVAYLSAEFLMGPHLGNNLINLGIFEEVCEAMEAAGLDLARILDQEVEPGLGNGGLGRLAACFMDSLATLEIPALGYGIRYEYGIFQQTIMDGMQVEKTDTWLRNGNPWEIQRSEWAVQVRLGGHTEHYTDDRGHYRVRWVPAKTVVGVPFDSPILGYRVNTVNTLRLWRADATEAFDFHTFNRGDYLGAVSKKVTSENLTKVLYPNDETTQGKELRLEQQYFFVACSLQDMLRLLAVDGIPVTRFHEKFAVQLNDTHPAVGIAELMRLLVDEHDLPWNEAWHITQNAFAYTNHTLLPEALEQWPLPLFGRVLPRHLEIILEINARFLDEVRIRFYGDESRLARLSLIDEHGQRHVRMANLACVGSHAINGVAELHSRLMREDVLKDFYEMWPEKFTSITNGVTPRRWLALSNPRLTRLVSDAIGDGWISDLEQLRALEPHADDAGFRDAWQQARRANKTDLAQLVRDTTGVVVDPSSMFDVMVKRIHEYKRQHLAVLHVIALYHRIKSDPGAQVQPRTFLFGGKAAPGYAYAKLMIRFITSVADVVNRDPQVRDRLKVVFLPNFNVTYGQRIYPAADLAEQISLAGKEASGTGNMKFAMNGALNIGTMDGANIELREAVGHDNFFPFGLTAPEVYALRDSGYDPAAYYHSNPQLRAVIDLVQQGFFSRGEPGLFRPLFEPQQGHDPYLLMADFASYIDCQQKVSAAYADQARWQRMSVLSCARSGRFSSDRAIREYCERIWHVAPVPVRLLHRASGEPWQVEAGANGSRAA; translated from the coding sequence ATGAACGAAGCCATCCGGCCCGAGCATGCCGATGACACCCGCACCGCCCTGTCCGGCGCCAGCCTGCGCCAGGCCTTTCTCGACCACCTGTTCCATACCCAGGGCAAGCTGCCCGGCCACGCCAGCCAGAACGACCTCTACCAGGCCGCCGCGCATACCGTGCGCGACCGCCTGGTGCAGCGCTGGATCAGCACGGCGGAGGCCTACCTGGGCCAGCCGTCGCGCACGGTGGCGTACCTGTCCGCCGAGTTCCTGATGGGCCCTCACCTGGGCAACAACCTGATCAACCTGGGCATCTTCGAGGAGGTCTGCGAGGCCATGGAGGCGGCCGGACTCGACCTCGCACGGATCCTCGACCAGGAAGTCGAGCCGGGCCTCGGCAACGGCGGCCTGGGCCGGCTGGCGGCGTGCTTCATGGATTCGCTGGCGACGCTGGAGATTCCCGCGCTGGGCTATGGCATCCGCTACGAGTACGGCATCTTCCAGCAGACCATCATGGACGGCATGCAGGTCGAGAAGACCGATACCTGGCTGCGCAACGGCAACCCGTGGGAAATCCAGCGTTCCGAATGGGCGGTGCAGGTGCGCCTGGGCGGGCACACCGAGCACTACACCGACGACCGCGGCCACTACCGCGTGCGCTGGGTGCCGGCCAAGACCGTGGTGGGCGTGCCGTTCGATTCGCCGATCCTGGGCTACCGCGTCAACACCGTGAACACGCTGCGGCTGTGGCGCGCCGACGCGACCGAGGCGTTCGACTTCCACACCTTCAACCGCGGCGACTACCTTGGCGCCGTCAGCAAGAAGGTGACCTCCGAGAACCTGACCAAGGTGCTCTACCCCAACGACGAAACCACGCAGGGCAAGGAGTTGCGGCTCGAGCAGCAGTATTTCTTCGTCGCCTGCTCGCTGCAGGACATGCTGCGGCTGCTCGCGGTCGACGGCATCCCGGTGACGCGCTTCCACGAGAAGTTCGCGGTGCAGCTCAATGACACCCACCCCGCCGTCGGCATTGCCGAACTGATGCGGCTGCTGGTCGACGAGCATGACCTGCCCTGGAACGAGGCCTGGCACATCACGCAGAACGCTTTTGCCTATACCAACCACACGCTGCTGCCGGAGGCGCTGGAGCAATGGCCGCTGCCGCTGTTCGGGCGGGTGCTGCCGCGCCACCTCGAGATCATCCTGGAGATCAACGCGCGCTTCCTGGACGAGGTGCGGATCCGCTTCTACGGCGACGAATCGCGGCTGGCGCGGCTGTCGCTGATCGACGAGCATGGCCAGCGCCATGTGCGCATGGCCAACCTGGCATGCGTGGGCAGCCATGCCATCAACGGCGTGGCCGAGCTGCACTCGCGCCTGATGCGCGAGGACGTGCTGAAGGACTTCTACGAGATGTGGCCCGAGAAATTCACCAGCATCACGAACGGCGTGACGCCGCGGCGCTGGCTGGCGCTGTCCAACCCGCGCCTGACCCGGCTGGTATCGGACGCGATCGGCGATGGCTGGATCTCGGACCTCGAGCAGCTGCGCGCGCTGGAGCCGCATGCCGACGACGCCGGCTTTCGCGACGCCTGGCAGCAGGCGCGGCGGGCCAACAAGACCGACCTGGCGCAGCTGGTGCGCGACACCACCGGGGTGGTGGTCGACCCGTCATCCATGTTCGACGTGATGGTCAAGCGCATCCACGAATACAAGCGCCAGCACCTGGCGGTGCTGCATGTGATTGCGCTGTACCACCGCATCAAGTCCGACCCCGGCGCGCAGGTCCAGCCGCGCACCTTCCTGTTTGGCGGCAAGGCCGCGCCCGGGTACGCCTATGCCAAGCTGATGATCCGCTTCATCACCTCGGTGGCCGACGTGGTCAACCGCGACCCGCAGGTGCGCGACCGGCTCAAGGTGGTGTTCCTGCCCAACTTCAACGTCACCTACGGCCAGCGCATCTACCCGGCTGCGGACCTGGCCGAGCAGATCTCGCTGGCGGGCAAGGAAGCCTCGGGCACCGGCAATATGAAGTTCGCGATGAACGGCGCGCTGAATATCGGCACCATGGACGGCGCCAATATCGAACTGCGCGAAGCGGTGGGCCATGACAACTTCTTCCCGTTCGGCCTGACCGCGCCCGAGGTCTATGCGCTGCGCGACAGCGGCTATGACCCGGCCGCGTATTACCACAGCAACCCGCAGCTGCGCGCCGTGATCGACCTGGTGCAGCAGGGCTTCTTCTCGCGCGGCGAGCCAGGCCTGTTCCGCCCGCTGTTCGAGCCGCAGCAGGGGCACGACCCCTACCTGCTGATGGCGGACTTCGCCTCCTATATCGATTGCCAGCAGAAGGTCTCGGCCGCGTATGCCGACCAGGCGCGCTGGCAGCGCATGTCGGTGCTGTCGTGCGCGCGCTCGGGGCGCTTTTCGTCGGACCGGGCCATCCGCGAATACTGCGAGCGCATCTGGCATGTCGCGCCGGTGCCGGTGCGGCTGCTGCACCGCGCCAGCGGCGAGCCGTGGCAGGTGGAGGCCGGCGCCAACGGATCGCGCGCCGCCTGA
- the malQ gene encoding 4-alpha-glucanotransferase, translated as MSRAGTPSPLQALALRAGLQPHWTDAWDQPREVGDAALRRVLEGLGLPCGSPGQCAASHAWLAADDAAHALPPLLTAERGQPVAVPWPHTVPRRAYRVTLEDGAIIAGTAVRGAGADAALMQLPAIDVCGYHRLDLGNAQATLAVAPRRCYGVADALRHAGRDQNGEGARTPPWGLAVQLYSLRRGAPCGMGDLTALAEACTSAARAGADAIAINPLHAPFAALPERYSPYAPSSRLFLNPLYADPAAVFGQAAVDAAIAGLGAADTLQALDARGEIDWTALAPLRYAILRWLWQRRETLLPRAALDDFAAFRARGGTALHAHACYEAIQAQRLGDSANGNNQQAAPDWRCWPVTLRSPADAAVAAFAQAHADDVAFHAFLQWLADHGLARAQRAARDAGMAIGIIRDLAVGADPGGSQAWTRQPETLAGFHAGAPPDLYNPLGQDWGVAVFSPRGLRRHGYAAFLEMVRANLSHAGGLRIDHVLGLARMWLVPAGAPASDGAYLRYPLQDLLRLVALESWRHRAIIIGENLGTVPPELNAALSARGVLGIDVLWFQRAQDKASEDAGAPGGHQAEAAAFLPPQDWPADAVATTTTHDLPTVAGWWAGQDLAWRDRLQLLAPGETLAQAQAGRARERVALWQALCEAGLCSGAVPGPQHAPLDAVLAWLGTARTALRLLPVEDLLGLAEQPNLPGTTSGHPNWQRRLEPEVRAWFGTPALRARAGAWRGIRPGARHPPAQR; from the coding sequence ATGAGCCGCGCGGGCACGCCCTCGCCGCTGCAGGCGCTGGCGCTGCGCGCCGGCCTGCAGCCGCACTGGACCGATGCCTGGGACCAGCCGCGCGAGGTCGGCGACGCGGCCCTGCGGCGCGTGCTGGAAGGACTGGGCCTGCCGTGCGGCAGCCCCGGCCAGTGCGCCGCCTCGCACGCATGGCTGGCCGCCGACGATGCGGCGCATGCGCTGCCGCCGCTGCTGACCGCGGAGCGCGGCCAGCCGGTCGCGGTGCCGTGGCCGCATACCGTGCCGCGGCGGGCCTACCGGGTGACGCTTGAGGACGGCGCGATCATCGCGGGCACCGCGGTGCGCGGCGCAGGTGCCGACGCCGCGCTGATGCAATTGCCCGCGATCGACGTCTGCGGCTACCACCGGCTAGACCTCGGCAATGCCCAGGCCACGCTGGCGGTGGCGCCGCGGCGCTGCTACGGCGTCGCCGACGCGCTGCGCCATGCCGGCCGCGACCAGAATGGCGAAGGCGCGCGCACGCCGCCGTGGGGCCTGGCGGTGCAGCTCTACAGCCTGCGCCGCGGCGCACCCTGCGGCATGGGCGACCTGACCGCGCTGGCCGAAGCCTGCACCAGCGCCGCGCGCGCCGGCGCCGACGCCATCGCCATTAACCCGCTGCACGCGCCCTTCGCCGCGCTGCCCGAGCGCTACAGCCCGTATGCGCCGTCCAGCCGGCTGTTCCTGAACCCGCTCTATGCCGACCCTGCCGCGGTGTTCGGCCAGGCCGCGGTCGACGCCGCCATCGCGGGCCTGGGCGCGGCCGACACGCTGCAGGCGCTCGACGCCCGCGGCGAGATCGACTGGACCGCGCTGGCGCCGCTGCGCTACGCCATCCTGCGCTGGCTGTGGCAGCGCCGCGAGACGCTGCTGCCACGCGCGGCGCTGGACGACTTTGCCGCCTTTCGCGCGCGCGGCGGCACGGCGCTGCATGCACATGCCTGCTATGAGGCAATCCAGGCCCAACGGCTCGGCGACAGCGCCAACGGCAACAACCAGCAGGCCGCGCCGGACTGGCGCTGCTGGCCGGTCACGCTGCGCTCCCCGGCCGATGCCGCGGTGGCCGCCTTCGCGCAGGCTCACGCCGACGACGTGGCCTTCCACGCCTTCCTGCAATGGCTGGCCGACCACGGCCTGGCGCGCGCGCAGCGCGCCGCTCGGGACGCCGGCATGGCCATCGGCATCATCCGCGACCTTGCGGTCGGCGCCGACCCGGGCGGCAGCCAGGCCTGGACGCGCCAGCCCGAAACCCTGGCCGGCTTCCATGCCGGCGCGCCGCCCGACCTGTACAACCCGCTCGGGCAGGACTGGGGGGTGGCGGTGTTCTCGCCGCGGGGGCTGCGCCGGCACGGCTATGCGGCGTTCCTGGAGATGGTGCGCGCCAACCTGTCGCACGCCGGCGGACTGCGCATCGACCACGTGCTGGGCCTGGCGCGCATGTGGCTGGTGCCGGCCGGCGCGCCCGCCAGCGACGGCGCTTACCTGCGCTATCCGCTGCAGGATTTGCTGCGGCTGGTGGCGCTGGAGTCGTGGCGGCATCGCGCCATCATCATCGGCGAGAACCTCGGCACGGTGCCGCCGGAGCTGAATGCGGCGTTGTCGGCGCGCGGCGTGCTGGGCATCGACGTGCTTTGGTTCCAGCGCGCACAGGACAAGGCATCCGAAGATGCCGGCGCCCCGGGCGGCCATCAGGCCGAGGCAGCCGCTTTCCTGCCTCCGCAAGACTGGCCCGCGGATGCCGTCGCCACCACCACCACGCACGACCTGCCCACCGTCGCCGGCTGGTGGGCGGGCCAGGACCTGGCGTGGCGCGACCGGCTGCAGTTGCTGGCGCCCGGCGAAACCCTGGCGCAGGCCCAGGCCGGCCGCGCGCGCGAGCGCGTGGCGCTGTGGCAGGCGCTGTGCGAGGCCGGGCTGTGCAGTGGCGCCGTGCCCGGCCCGCAACATGCGCCGCTGGACGCGGTGCTGGCCTGGCTGGGCACCGCACGCACCGCGCTGCGGCTGCTGCCGGTGGAAGACCTGCTGGGCCTGGCCGAGCAGCCCAACCTGCCGGGTACCACCAGCGGCCATCCTAACTGGCAGCGCCGGCTCGAACCCGAGGTGCGTGCGTGGTTCGGCACCCCGGCGCTGCGCGCGCGCGCCGGCGCCTGGCGTGGCATCCGCCCCGGCGCACGCCATCCGCCGGCGCAGCGATGA
- the treY gene encoding malto-oligosyltrehalose synthase, whose amino-acid sequence MMPDGAPQALPRATARLQLHPGFTFADAAAVVGYYAALGVSHLYLSPICGARPGSTHGYDVTDFTAVRDELGGEPGLKALAASARDAGLGLIVDIVPNHMAADPTHNAWWRDVLAHGRGSPYAATFDIDWTPRDTALHGKVLLPMLGQSYWDTVVAGELHWVPASGDAPAHLRYFDHTLPLAPGSVDAEAERDGPAWYDATRAEGRSRLHALLERQHYRLAWWRTAAAAQNWRRFFEISDLVGVREEDERVFDAVHALVLRLLREGWIDGVRVDHVDGLADPAGYCRRLRAELDRHAAARPATLRLQRPWLVVEKILGPRERLAPDWQVHGTTGYDFMDEIAAVLHDGDGEARLDALWASVSGDARGFPAQVEAARRLVLERHLVTEFEGAAACLRDCAEQEPGTRDLTRAALRRALAALMAAVPVYRSYFDARPAERDAAAAHADDAMLEQAMRTARAGLAPDEAVALAFIGGCLRTAAPADSETGALRRRLQQLMPALAAKAGEDTAFYRYGRLLSRNEVGSDPGRLAMPPAQFHARMAARRLACPYAMLATATHDHKRGEDARMRLAVLSEVPGAWADAVAAWEAASAPLLATLPQPPDPGDRLMLYQTLVGAWPMEDLDLADDAGAAQPLLERVGAWQRKAIREAKRHGNWTCPDTDYEAACEAFLHGLATHGAADGAGSVLAQIGRFVQRIAAAGALNSLAQVLVQLTAPGIPDRYQGCEGWDLSLVDPDNRRPPDYARLQARLGCSAGWAHWLAHWRDGRIKQQLVRQVLAVRRAHAALFADGQYSMLAAQGALVPQVLAFARSAGGRQAITVVTRLAAARVDPALPRIPQAAWGDTTLNVGAPQPSRWTDALTGHVIDAPLGRLRLREVLGGLPVALLLREP is encoded by the coding sequence ATGATGCCTGACGGCGCGCCGCAAGCGCTGCCGCGCGCAACCGCCCGGCTGCAGCTGCACCCCGGCTTCACCTTTGCCGATGCCGCCGCCGTGGTCGGCTACTACGCCGCGCTGGGTGTCAGCCACCTTTACCTTTCGCCCATCTGCGGCGCGCGGCCCGGCTCCACCCATGGCTATGACGTCACCGACTTCACCGCGGTGCGCGACGAGCTGGGCGGCGAACCCGGCCTGAAAGCGCTGGCCGCAAGCGCCCGCGATGCCGGCCTCGGCCTGATCGTCGACATCGTACCCAACCATATGGCCGCCGACCCCACCCACAACGCCTGGTGGCGCGACGTGCTGGCGCATGGCCGCGGCAGCCCTTACGCCGCCACTTTCGACATCGACTGGACCCCGCGCGACACGGCGCTGCACGGCAAGGTGCTGCTGCCGATGCTGGGGCAGTCGTACTGGGACACCGTGGTCGCCGGCGAACTGCACTGGGTCCCGGCCAGCGGCGATGCTCCCGCGCACCTGCGCTATTTCGACCATACGCTGCCGCTGGCCCCGGGCAGCGTCGACGCCGAAGCCGAGCGCGACGGCCCGGCCTGGTACGACGCCACGCGTGCCGAGGGCCGCAGCCGGCTCCATGCCCTGCTGGAACGCCAGCACTACCGGCTGGCCTGGTGGCGCACCGCCGCCGCCGCGCAGAACTGGCGCCGCTTCTTCGAGATCAGCGATCTGGTCGGCGTGCGCGAGGAAGACGAGCGGGTGTTCGATGCGGTCCATGCGCTGGTGCTGCGGCTGCTGCGCGAAGGCTGGATCGACGGCGTGCGCGTCGACCATGTCGACGGGCTGGCCGATCCCGCCGGCTATTGCCGCCGGCTGCGCGCCGAACTGGACCGCCATGCCGCGGCGCGCCCGGCCACGCTGCGGCTGCAGCGTCCGTGGCTGGTGGTCGAGAAGATCCTGGGCCCGCGCGAGCGCCTGGCGCCGGACTGGCAGGTGCATGGCACCACCGGCTATGACTTTATGGACGAAATCGCCGCGGTGCTGCATGACGGCGACGGCGAGGCGCGGCTGGACGCGCTGTGGGCCTCGGTCAGCGGCGATGCGCGCGGCTTTCCCGCGCAGGTCGAGGCCGCGCGGCGCCTGGTGCTGGAGCGGCACCTGGTGACGGAATTCGAAGGCGCCGCCGCCTGCCTGCGCGACTGCGCCGAGCAGGAGCCCGGCACGCGCGACCTGACCCGCGCCGCGCTGCGGCGCGCGCTGGCCGCGCTGATGGCCGCGGTGCCGGTGTATCGCAGTTATTTCGACGCGCGCCCCGCCGAGCGCGATGCGGCCGCGGCGCATGCCGATGACGCCATGCTCGAACAGGCGATGCGCACCGCGCGCGCCGGCCTGGCGCCCGACGAAGCGGTGGCGCTGGCCTTTATCGGCGGCTGCCTGCGCACCGCCGCACCGGCCGACAGCGAGACCGGCGCGCTGCGCCGCCGGCTGCAGCAGCTTATGCCCGCCCTGGCGGCCAAGGCCGGCGAGGACACCGCGTTCTACCGCTACGGCCGGCTGCTGTCGCGCAATGAAGTCGGCAGCGACCCGGGCCGGCTGGCGATGCCGCCCGCGCAATTCCACGCCCGCATGGCGGCGCGGCGGCTGGCCTGCCCTTACGCGATGCTGGCGACCGCCACCCACGACCACAAGCGCGGCGAAGACGCGCGCATGCGCCTGGCAGTGCTGAGCGAGGTGCCGGGCGCGTGGGCCGATGCCGTGGCCGCGTGGGAGGCGGCGTCGGCACCGCTGCTGGCGACCTTGCCGCAGCCACCCGACCCCGGCGACCGGCTGATGCTGTACCAGACCCTGGTCGGCGCCTGGCCGATGGAAGACCTGGACCTTGCCGACGACGCCGGCGCTGCGCAGCCCTTGCTGGAGCGCGTGGGCGCGTGGCAGCGCAAGGCCATCCGCGAAGCCAAGCGCCATGGCAACTGGACCTGCCCCGACACCGATTACGAAGCCGCCTGCGAGGCCTTCCTGCACGGCCTCGCCACGCACGGCGCCGCGGACGGAGCCGGCAGCGTGCTGGCGCAGATCGGCCGCTTCGTGCAGCGCATTGCCGCGGCCGGGGCGCTCAACAGCCTGGCCCAGGTGCTGGTGCAGCTGACCGCGCCCGGCATTCCCGACCGCTACCAGGGCTGCGAAGGCTGGGACCTGAGCCTGGTCGATCCCGACAACCGGCGCCCGCCCGACTACGCGCGGCTGCAGGCGCGGCTCGGCTGCAGCGCGGGCTGGGCCCACTGGCTGGCGCACTGGCGCGACGGCCGCATCAAGCAGCAGCTGGTGCGCCAGGTGCTGGCGGTGCGCCGCGCGCATGCGGCGCTGTTCGCCGACGGGCAATACAGCATGCTGGCCGCGCAGGGGGCGCTGGTGCCGCAGGTGCTGGCGTTCGCGCGCAGCGCCGGCGGGCGCCAGGCCATCACCGTGGTGACCCGGCTTGCCGCCGCGCGCGTCGACCCCGCCCTGCCGCGCATTCCGCAAGCGGCCTGGGGCGATACCACGCTCAACGTCGGCGCGCCGCAACCGAGCCGCTGGACCGATGCGCTGACCGGCCATGTCATCGACGCACCCCTGGGCCGCCTGCGGCTGCGCGAAGTGCTGGGCGGCCTGCCGGTCGCGCTGCTGCTGCGCGAGCCCTGA
- a CDS encoding alpha-amylase family glycosyl hydrolase, with product MNADPFLLAPGTRSAVPPLAPFDCFAAPSASAFSSPDEPAQDYLFGPAWLPDGRVRFRLWAPDAAEQGQAVRVEIAGLGPVPMACGPNGWFEAIVAGCAGARYWFRLDDGSTVPDPASRWQADDVHSPSIVPARDAASAFAWTCPDWRGRPWHEAIVYEMHVGLCGGYAGAAQQLPRLAALGFTAVELMPVAEFPGTRNWGYDGVLPFAPESGYGTPDDLRALVDRAHQLGMMVLLDVVYNHFGPEGNYLHRYASAFFRADRQTPWGPAIDFRRPQVRRFFTENARYWLEQFRFDGLRLDAVHAIEDEGWLAALPGELRTALAGGEGPRRHLHLVLENDNNDAALLAAGYDAQWNDDAHHALHVLLTGEDDGYYRDYSAAPDTGDGGNGDGMPAARGAPALRHLARVLGEGFAYQGERSTFRSAALPAAADGVRRGQPSAHLPPTAFVCFLQNHDQTGNRALGERLAQLADRDALRAAIALQLLCPQVPLVFMGEETGSAQPFLYFTSHPPELARAVRDGRRREFAATAAFSDDARAAAIPDPNDPATFEASRPRFDDDGDWTPYYRELLAVRRRELLHRLAGCQSAGVDVLGPAALCARWRLMDGVELSLWLNLGDEAVPCTRPCNDRSTALHESSAGAAAALSAGLLPQRACVATVCEPAAARAR from the coding sequence TTGAACGCCGACCCCTTTCTCCTCGCCCCCGGCACCCGCTCCGCCGTGCCACCGCTGGCGCCGTTCGACTGCTTCGCCGCGCCTTCGGCATCCGCCTTCAGCTCCCCCGACGAACCCGCGCAGGACTACCTGTTCGGGCCGGCCTGGCTGCCTGACGGACGGGTCCGCTTCCGGCTGTGGGCACCCGACGCCGCCGAGCAGGGCCAGGCAGTGCGCGTCGAGATCGCCGGGCTGGGCCCGGTGCCGATGGCGTGCGGCCCCAATGGCTGGTTCGAGGCGATCGTGGCGGGCTGCGCGGGCGCGCGCTACTGGTTCCGGCTCGACGACGGCAGCACGGTGCCGGACCCCGCCTCGCGCTGGCAGGCCGACGATGTCCACAGCCCCAGCATCGTGCCGGCGCGGGATGCCGCCAGCGCGTTTGCGTGGACCTGCCCGGACTGGCGCGGCCGCCCCTGGCACGAAGCCATCGTCTATGAAATGCACGTCGGCCTGTGCGGCGGCTACGCGGGCGCCGCGCAGCAACTGCCGCGCCTCGCTGCGCTGGGCTTTACCGCGGTCGAGCTGATGCCGGTCGCCGAGTTCCCCGGCACGCGCAACTGGGGCTATGACGGCGTGCTGCCGTTTGCGCCGGAGTCCGGCTACGGCACGCCCGACGACCTGCGCGCACTGGTCGACCGCGCCCACCAGCTCGGCATGATGGTGCTGCTGGACGTGGTCTACAACCACTTCGGTCCGGAGGGCAACTACCTGCACCGCTATGCCAGCGCGTTCTTCCGTGCGGACCGACAGACTCCATGGGGGCCGGCGATCGATTTCCGCCGGCCGCAGGTGCGGCGCTTCTTTACCGAGAACGCGCGCTACTGGCTCGAGCAGTTCCGCTTCGACGGCCTGCGCCTGGACGCGGTGCATGCGATCGAGGACGAAGGCTGGCTCGCAGCGCTGCCGGGCGAACTGCGCACCGCGCTGGCCGGTGGCGAGGGCCCGCGTCGCCATCTGCACCTGGTGCTGGAGAACGACAACAACGACGCCGCGCTGCTGGCCGCGGGCTATGACGCGCAGTGGAACGACGACGCCCACCACGCGCTGCACGTGCTGCTGACCGGCGAGGACGATGGCTACTACCGCGACTACAGCGCGGCGCCGGACACGGGCGATGGCGGCAATGGCGACGGCATGCCGGCCGCCCGCGGCGCGCCTGCGCTGCGCCACCTCGCGCGCGTGCTGGGCGAAGGCTTTGCCTACCAGGGCGAGCGCTCGACGTTCCGCTCGGCCGCGCTGCCCGCCGCGGCGGACGGCGTGCGGCGCGGCCAGCCCAGCGCGCACCTGCCGCCCACGGCCTTTGTCTGCTTCCTGCAGAACCACGACCAGACCGGCAACCGCGCGCTCGGCGAACGGCTGGCGCAACTGGCCGACCGCGACGCGCTGCGCGCGGCCATCGCCCTGCAGCTGCTGTGCCCGCAAGTGCCGCTGGTGTTCATGGGCGAGGAAACCGGCAGCGCGCAGCCGTTCCTGTATTTCACCAGCCATCCGCCCGAGCTGGCCCGCGCCGTGCGCGACGGGCGCCGGCGCGAGTTCGCCGCGACCGCTGCGTTCAGCGACGACGCCCGCGCGGCGGCCATCCCCGATCCCAACGACCCGGCCACCTTCGAAGCCTCGCGCCCGCGTTTCGACGATGACGGCGACTGGACGCCGTACTACCGCGAACTGCTCGCCGTGCGGCGGCGCGAGCTGCTGCACCGGCTGGCCGGCTGCCAGAGCGCCGGCGTCGACGTGCTGGGGCCGGCGGCGCTGTGCGCGCGCTGGCGGCTGATGGACGGCGTCGAGCTGAGCCTGTGGCTCAACCTGGGCGACGAAGCCGTGCCGTGCACGCGGCCGTGCAACGACCGCAGCACCGCGCTGCATGAGAGCAGCGCGGGCGCGGCCGCGGCCCTGTCGGCCGGGCTGCTGCCGCAGCGCGCGTGCGTGGCCACCGTGTGCGAGCCCGCCGCGGCGCGCGCGCGATGA
- a CDS encoding BON domain-containing protein: protein MTARYRIRIAALALPLVLAMAASAPGIAAPTDAPAAPSSTGRTAAPRDTAAASDRAITAEVQARLANARTLDPSRIRVSTTDGVVKLEGTVRDDKQRTMAMELARSVRGVSAVSDELRAGTD from the coding sequence ATGACCGCACGCTACCGCATTCGCATCGCCGCGCTGGCGTTGCCGCTGGTGCTGGCCATGGCGGCCTCCGCGCCGGGCATCGCGGCACCGACCGATGCGCCCGCGGCGCCGTCATCCACCGGCCGCACCGCGGCGCCGCGCGACACCGCTGCCGCGAGCGACCGCGCCATCACGGCCGAGGTGCAGGCACGCCTGGCCAATGCGCGCACGCTCGACCCGAGCAGGATCCGGGTCTCGACCACCGACGGCGTGGTCAAGCTCGAAGGCACCGTGCGCGACGACAAACAGCGTACGATGGCCATGGAACTGGCGCGTTCCGTGCGCGGCGTCAGCGCGGTTTCGGATGAACTGCGCGCCGGCACCGATTGA